The Deinococcus seoulensis genome window below encodes:
- a CDS encoding CAP domain-containing protein, whose protein sequence is MPLTPLRGAGLTALILTLSACGAGLPGTPTTSPSTGPSTGPGNTISDTLAPQGVASPVTLTAGQPQQLTVTVGGRAPTPGQLVWTTTNAAVATVTQTGLVTPVSSGNATVRAALSSNASAFIDFPLVVRAAAPAPTPVPTPAPAPATGFAQQVLDLVNAARAQARTCGATAYAAAPALTLNAQLGQAAQGHAADMAAQNYFSHTSKDGRTAAQRIAAAGYAYRTWGENIAAGQATAAQVVDGWLKSEGHCRNIMSANFRELGVGYAQGGSYGHYWVQDFGTR, encoded by the coding sequence ATGCCCCTCACCCCCCTGCGCGGCGCCGGTCTGACCGCGCTGATCCTGACCCTCAGCGCCTGCGGCGCGGGACTCCCCGGCACACCCACCACCAGCCCCAGCACCGGCCCCAGCACTGGCCCCGGCAACACCATCAGCGACACGCTCGCCCCGCAGGGCGTCGCCAGCCCCGTCACCCTCACAGCCGGGCAGCCGCAGCAGCTGACCGTCACCGTCGGCGGCCGCGCCCCCACGCCTGGCCAGCTCGTGTGGACCACCACCAACGCAGCGGTCGCCACCGTCACGCAGACCGGACTGGTCACGCCGGTGAGCAGCGGGAACGCCACCGTCCGCGCCGCGCTGAGCAGCAACGCCTCCGCATTCATCGACTTCCCGCTGGTCGTCCGCGCCGCTGCCCCGGCCCCCACCCCTGTACCCACCCCCGCCCCAGCCCCCGCCACCGGGTTCGCACAGCAGGTGCTGGACCTCGTGAACGCCGCCCGCGCCCAGGCACGCACCTGCGGCGCGACCGCGTACGCCGCCGCGCCTGCCCTGACCCTGAACGCGCAACTGGGTCAGGCTGCGCAGGGGCACGCCGCCGACATGGCCGCCCAGAACTACTTCAGCCACACCAGCAAGGACGGCCGCACCGCCGCGCAGCGCATCGCCGCCGCCGGGTACGCGTACCGCACCTGGGGCGAGAACATCGCCGCCGGGCAGGCCACCGCCGCGCAGGTCGTGGACGGCTGGCTGAAAAGCGAGGGCCACTGCCGGAACATCATGAGCGCCAACTTCAGGGAACTCGGCGTCGGGTACGCGCAGGGCGGCAGTTACGGCCACTACTGGGTGCAGGACTTCGGCACCCGCTGA